In Zingiber officinale cultivar Zhangliang chromosome 1A, Zo_v1.1, whole genome shotgun sequence, the DNA window CCCAGAACGCCGAAGACAAGACTCCTTCCTGGGCCAGCACTCTCGCCTCCTTGGAGGCTGCAGCCTCTTCTCCTATCCTTGCTCAAGTCACGAAGCAGATACCTTCCTGACTGAGAGATCAGCTCGCGACTTCTACGACTTCTCTGTCGCCCGCATCCTTAGCTCAGCCATCTTCTGCGGCTCTTGCACCTTCCTTCGACTCTAAGGACCGTTTCAAGGGGTGGTATGTATTCACTTCTTCCTTCCAACTGTCGTCCCTCTAAGTGCTGAGCCCCACTCCCTCTTCCAGTACTTCCATCAAGTGTGGCCAGGTACAGTTAAATGGCGCCCCGGCCGACTTATGGAAGAACACCACCAACTAGATTTTGGAATGCCCTCAGTTGGATTTATCCGATACATTTTCCTAACAGATGATGTCGATAAGTTTAGGTTCCTCCCCCCCTCTACATCTTTGAAATACTGCTGATTCGGTGCTCTTTGCAAACCTGTGTCATGGGattgagcatctctcaatttCTAGCTGGTCTTTGCTGAGAGAATGAGTCCTTAAGGGCTCATATTCAAGAACTGACGTCTCCTACGACCGCAAGTCAAATTTTTGATCTGACGACACAAGTGAGTTTGCTACACTCCCACCTACAAATAGAAGAGGACCAAACTCAGATCGCTAGGAACCTGACCCGTGTTGAGTCTGACCAGGTGAAGTTCTTGGAGTCCACTTTGAAGACCAATGCGGCTAAGCTTAAGTCTGAAGGTCTGAGGCGCGTCCAAATCTTGGCCGATTTGGAGGCAAAGGAAACAGAGATTACCAACCTTTCCTCCCAACTACAGGACCTACAAGAGGCCCATGCCTCCCTACGGACCGACCTGGACACTAAAACGGTTGAATTGTTTGCCAGTGTCGATCGGGAGACAGCTCTTCAGAAACAAGTGGATGTAGCCTAGGCCACCATCAAGTCGATGCAAGTGGAGCTTTTGGCGGCCCAGACCAAGGCAACGTCCACATGCCAGGAACTAATCGGGGCTCAAGCTAACCTGAACAAGGTCCAGGAAGAGCTAAAAGAGTACCAGGCTGGAGAGGACTCTCGTCTTGTAGCTCACAAGACCTCCTTCTTAGCTTCTAAGGATTTTGGGGCTACAAGTGCTTCTAGATTTGCCTGAAAATCAGTTTATGAGGTTGGGTCGTTCACCTCTAAAATTAGTTGGATCGTAAGAACTAGATACTTGAATTCTAATATATATATGAGGTTTAGAACTAGAGTTGCACATAGGAGCGTAGCCAGGAATTTCAATTAGGGGAGGGGCGAattcaataaatttgaaaaaaattaatacaacacAAAATGTATAATAAAGATCATATATTAACTTTATATGTTTTTACAATATCACTCTTCAAGATTTCATACTTTGAAAATGTCAAATAATAACTTCATTGTCAACGATATCAAACACATCCGGCTCAATATATGGTATCAAATAATCATTTACCATATCATCTCCCAACCAATTTCGAAGTGAGATTTTGGTTATTTTCATTGCTGAAAACACTCTCTACAGTTGCAATTGCAACAGATAATAGCAATGCTAACTTCAAAAGTAAATATATTAAAGGATACAGTCGATGTTTCTTCAATTGAACTATCCTTTTAGCAAGCTTGCTAATCCCCACAACCTTAGAGAATTGATTTTTACTCCTCATCTCAAAAATAAAGCTATCATGTTAGAGATGCATTAACTCTatcaagaaaaaaattagatggatAGAACTGAGCAAAATGAAGTAATTTTCTCTTATCATAAGCAGAAAATGAATTTGATAGATCAAGACAAGTCATATATAACAACAACTCCGTGTTCACTTCATTAAAGTGACTGTTCAACTCTTGAAGTTGTAAATCTATcactttataaaatatttcaacacGATAATAATGAAGATTTGTCTTTCCTTCAATATTTCGTCATGATCTCCCATGAAAGATGAACAAGTCTTCCATGTGCAGCGTGACTACCTTATATTTAACACAAAATAAAGAAATTTCATTCAGTAACAAATTTCAACCATCACCTTTCATGCTTTGCAGTTGATGTTTGTTTGATCTTATAGGAATTATGACATTTACAACATCTTGATCTTTTCTTTGTAAAGCTTGTGACAAATCATTCATGACTCCCAAGATATTCTTCATTAAGTGCATCTGAAATATAAATCCATATTTTCAAATCAATTCCAACAATTTATTTGCTTGCGCCCTTTGCTTGTGATCTTTTACTTCCTCTTCAACAAATAAAAGGACATCAATAATTGAAGGATACAAGCATATCCAACTCAACAATATATTATAATGTGAACCCTAATGTGTGCTCCCAATTCTTTTGAATGTCTTCTCTTGATTCATACCTTGTCCAGTGAAGATATCACAATTGCAAATTCCtttaataaattttccaaattgtTTCTCACGAAATATATCTCTTCGCTTGCATGATGCTTCAACAATATTGTTCAATTGTGCAACCACATAAAAAAAGTAGAAATCCTCATGTGATTTTCAACAATAGCTACAAGTGTAAGTTGCAGTTGATAAGCAAAACAATGAATATAGTAAGTAGATTTGTTCTCCATCATAATTAAGCTTGTTAAGCCATTGGATTCTCCTCTCATATTGCTAGCTCCATCATATCCTTGCTCCCTCAAATTAGATATAGATAATCTATGTTGGCACAACAAAAGAATCAATAGCAGTGTTAAGTGATAAGGTAGTAATGTCGCTTACATGTACAATGCCTAGAAAGCGTTCAACAATATTTCCCGTTTCATCTACAAACCAAAAGACAACTTCCATTTGTTATTTAACAGATATATCACAAGCCTCATCAACAATATAGTAAATAATTTATCACCAAAATCTCTAAGAATATAATTAGTGGTTAAATAGACAATAAATCTGATAATATCTTGTTGAATATCAGGCAATATCAGTTTGAGGTTTGAGGGAGCATTGTCTAGTGCAACTCTATTGATATTCTCATTATCGTCAGCAAGAAATCTTAACAATTCAAGAAATTACCAAGGTTGAGTGAGTCTGTTGATTCATCATAACCACAAAATGCTAATCTTGATGCATAAGAAGTCTTATGCAATTAATTGATACTATCAAATGAACACGATAATCAACTATTACCTGATTAGATTGATTGACCAAACAAATTTTAATATGTTGATTTTTATTCATTAAGTCATAAGCTGCTATATATTATACACCTATTGTGGATGCTGCTTTGATTTCCAACAtgttcatgaaaattttatttctttctccAATTTTTAAATCCCTTGGTAATAAAAGAATCATCACCACTTTGACCACCATGATTCGTTTTGAATAATTAATAGCAATAAAGACAGAATATCACATCTTTTGCAATATTGTATTCTAGCCAATTAAGATGAAGATTAAACCATATAGCTTGAAATCTTCGTTCTCCTTTAGACAAGAATGCTAAGAAAATTCATGATTCTTAGGCTGAAAAAGATCTTTTTGCAACTAGTAATGTCGAATAATCTTCCTTTCATTAATATTATACTCAAAGATGTACTATCTTAGCCCAGAATCACTAGAATACTCATTTGAGCCAGTATTAGAAGGAGGTGGTGGAGGAGGCGGAGGAGGGGGAGGTGGTGGAGAGGGAGATGACTTATTTGAAGTAAGTTCatctcatattttttaaaaatatctcaaCATTATTATTTCACCTAATTTATCATCAacataatattttagaaatataattacCTAATTTAATGACTATCTTTTTTTTCCAacaattcatattaaaaaataaatgataAACAAAATTGATAGAATTGACTTGAGAGTTAATGACCTCTTATTTTTTATACATATAGGTAGAGATACTAAgtcaaatatttacattataaaaatatatttttctagtTATATAACTATCCAATTTTAATTCTTATCATAAAGATGATTCCTTCCATATACATGTGGTTATTATAGATATTCATGTAAATTATATGATGAGTCTATCCATACAATAAATGATGTGatttaattgatcaaatttttATATAACCGTCAATGAAATTGACCTTCATATAACAAATCAAACATCAAATACATGAAAGATCTCAATATATGTAAATATTTGGCATACTTGACTAGCAAACAAAAAAATGAATACATGAAAAATTCACACTATATGTTTTTTCAATACTTAAATATGTAATCGAAAGAGATCAAACAAGAAAACTTCATCTCAATCAAAAGATGTTTGTTGCGGAGTGCCGGTGAAGTGATGACAACAACATTGGCAGCAAACGACAACGACACTATAACACCCCGGTCCGACCCCACTTGGATCGAACCGGAAACACCACCAGAATCGCTCATCGGGTTGATAACTATCTCCACAGACCACCGTAGATCCTTTCAGCATGCTCTATCCTCACTCGCACGCCTCTTGGataactagctccacagaccactaTAGATCCTTTCAGCATGCtctgtcctcactcgcacgcctcttggaaaacttcccaggaggtcacccatcctcagatttctccaagccaagcatgcttaactttagagttcttaagtttgggcttccgaaaaggaaggtgcaccttagtGATATGGATAATACCATCTAATCTTTTATGTCATACTTAACCTTCCAGGGTGCAtgcaagtgaggacaaagcacgctgaaaggaccttcggtggtctgtggagctagtaatcaacccgatgggcaattctggtggcgttcccggttcggctCGGGTGGAACCCACCTAGGTCGAGACGTTACAGACACTGGAAGTAGCGTGCAATGATAGTTACGTGGATGACAACGGGATTTTGAGTGCAAAATTAGGATTAGGGGAAGAATAAGAAGGAAAttagaggagaaagaagaacatGTAATAGAGAAAAAGGGGAAGGGGATTAGGGGAGAAAGAATAAAATGAAAGAGGGGAAAAAAGTTCAAGTTTCAACAGAAGGGGAAAAAAAACTTCAATGGTAAGAAAGGGAAAAAAACTTCTATGGCGAGAAATAgagaaaggggaaaaaaaaactttagcAATACGGGAGAGAGAAAACAAAGGGATCGGTTgagattttaaatgatttttttaaaacagtCTAGAGACTTTTAGAATTTATAactaaatcttttttttaaaaaaaaattcttcccaATTGATTCAACACATTGCAATGCACTGTGCTTCGCTAAAAccttcttccaatcgatcactTGGGTTCAAGATGAATCGATCACTTGATTGATTCACCATGCACTTCGCGAAGAGAtgtgctcaatcgatcagctggtcGATTGACACATGTCTCAattgatcatctgatcgattACCCAACCCTAACTTACTTaacctaagtctagggttcccttgcccaaTCTCCGGTTAACTGTGACTTGTTGGGATTTTTtcaccaagtatccagtcaattttttgacccacttagactttgctAACTTTCtattggactttcgatcaccaagtacGGTCCTCCTTTATCCATATGAATTTTCCTCTTgtctaaccgcaattaggactttaccttgccaACGTGTGACTTCccttaacccacttagacttcccatTACCTAACTATATTTAGGGTTTTCCTTTGGCAACatgtgatcctccttgatccacttggactttgcttGCCTAACTATAGTTAAGACCTTCCTTGCCAACGTACGGTCCTCCttgattcacttggactttcctttgcctaaccatatttaggactttcctttgccaatgtgcgatcctccttaacccacttagactttcctttgcctaactacAGTTAAGACTTTCTTTGTGAACGTACGGTCCTTCttgattcacttggactttccttgctaaaGTGCAGTCCTCcctaacccacttagactttccctttgcctaaccctcGAGTCAGGACTTGCCTTGCCTTTATTATCCAACAAAATATTGCTCTTGCCTAATCTTTAGTTAGGATTTTACGAGTCAATACCTGTCCTCCTCGACTTACTTGACCTTTCTCACATATTGTCTAACATATTATTCAAACATGTTATCCATAACATATTTTctaaatatcaaaacttaagttcgaatctactaaaacttaattaaatttatcaacCTTAACTCGAGAgacgattacaccaacaatctccaatAAAAACCTCTAAGTGATCACTTTTTTTGTAATCCAATTTATAACATGCAATTCATTTTacatcaatttaaaaaaaaaaatgaatgttgACTATTCTTCTTAAATTATAAACTTTAAAACTCACATCGAtttaagttattttattattttttttaattttataaatcttttaaaGCTTACAATTTTATAAATCTCTTAAATATCTTACATTAGATATGCCCTACTTCTTGGATCATGATATAGCATGAGCATGTAATTAATTGGTCCAAGCCGCAAGCCCCGTACCTATTGAGGAATGTAACACAATTTGTTACACTGGGGGCGAACGTATTAATCTTTTGTCATGAATGTAATACAATTTGAAATTAATCATTTGAATTCCTTATTCCACGGCTTCCATAAAAGGACCCCCAAAAAATCTCTAGATCTAAAATAACCAATTTTATATTGCAACCCAATATTTTTCTCTCCTTAAATTGTTCATTTGCTAATGATTTTTTAAGCTGCGAGAAACTTAAAGATTAAAAATATATACGAAATCATACATTTCAAAAACCATAAAcatgtttttttaaaaacaaaaacacTGCATCTAATATACATACAAATGTTTTTAACATAAAACTGATTATAGACTAACTAATTAATGAAGTTTGAGGGAGGCTGCCAATATAATCGGACCCAAGTCTTGTCGATGCTAAAGGAATTCGGACAATTCAGAATTTTTCTGAACCATTTTCGTTCCAAAAACAATGCCGGAATGCAGCAATGGTAAAAGTAGACATTAAACCTCTGCAAATTTCGTTCTTCAAACATTCTCCGATAGTAGGCTTCAAACTCTGGATCTCGAAATATGTTGTCATCTGTAAAATATATAGAATTAGGCGTTAAGTGTGGAAAATCACAAGCAGACAAGCAAAGTGGTTTGCGGCCGCCTAAGAAGACGATCAAGTCTCCCAAGTCATCCTTCGTTTCTTCTCTTTGAAGAATCTGCTTATCCATCATGTCGCCTTTTAAGTAGTTAACAAGCTCTACCATGTCCATCGTTTGTTCTAGTCTTTTACTTGGCTTCTGCTCATCATCTATCACCACCCTGCGCACCTTGAATGATATGGTCTTAGCAGTTTTTGTATCTTTCTCCCTCCAAATACTCAAAAGATCCCCTTGAGGAGTTTCAAACAAGTAGCGTAAGAGCACGTTAGAACTTGCACCTTGATCGACCACTCTAAATCTGGGCATCTCGCCATGTTGAATTTGGGCTAAGTCACAAACATACACTGCCGGAAATGAAAGGGCACTCATATACAGTTTTCCTTGATGGAAGACCATATTTTCAATTAAAATGGGGTTATTTAAGTCGAACCATATCTCGTCGCCGGAGCGGGTAAAATAGATTCTTCCGGGAGGATACTGGATGAGCGCCACGGTGTAGCCATCTCCGAGCGACGGATCAGCAGATAGGATGGCTTTGAGGTGAACCTGTTCTAGACAGTCGATATAATTGTTTCCACACCGTACCTGCCCGTCGTACACTGGTATCGGCATCTCGAAGCCGATTAGGCATCCTGCAGTGTCGCGGATGGGGTGGGTGTGCTCGGAGGGGAAGACGCGGCTCAGGCGAGGGAGGTCGATCTGCGCGCCGGTGATCGGGTTCAGCAGTTGCAGCCGGAGGCGGACGTCGATCGTGATGATCCAACCGTGAGCAGAGCCGAGGAAGATTCGGTCGCTTATGGGAGGGTCCGGGACGGGGATGGTGTACTCCCTTCGCTCGTCCAAGGCGTAGAAGGTGATGGCGGATGGGTCGACCTTGGGATTGTGGTAGAGCACGAGCCAGGGGCTCTGCCCGCGAAACTTAAAGCATCTGCCGCGCGTGGAAAGATCGCAGACGGCGGCCGACCACGAAACACAGACGGCCATTGAGCGGAGAAATTGAGGAAGGGAGAGTTTGGAGAAGACGAGGGAGAAGAGATCCAGCGGCAGATCAGACCAGCCGCGGCCAACCATGGGACGTGAATGTGGCGGCGATAAGGCAGGCGACGGCTTCTTTCCCCggattttataattttgttataGGGATTTCTTTCCAAATTTTACTCAATAATCCTGATTTTTTCCCCTCAAATTCAAGATCACCTGTGTGATTTTATAGAAAAAAATTACAGAGAAATAAAGTTGctaaatttatcttaaatttgacACACGAATAAACAAACTCCAAATTTGGTAAATAGGGATTGTTCCTGCACCAAAGACTCTCGGAAGAAGAAGGGAGGAACCATCTCACCAGAAGAATTTGGAGAAACTCTGAAACTGAAACAAGGGTTAGAATGACGCACGGTCCAGAGCTGCAAAGCACAGTGAGTTAATCAATTTTCGTCCTGGTTAGTAGGTTTTGAGCTTGCCTATCTTTGACTTTTCCATTCATATAGGTAGATATCTTAACTTATGAAAAACACATGGAGATTCTGCGGCTGCCACACCATCAGAGGGACTTGttcttcactttcttcttccACCTCATTGTCTTAAAAAGGACTTCGTCAGGATTTTCTCTTGCCTTCTCACTACCAACCCCGTCGGTCTTTTCCTCTTCCCTTAGGATTATGCTGCTATACCAGCATTGCCGGAACAATTCACCATTCAACACCGAGTCAGAAACTTGGAGAGAAGCCTGGGCATGGCTGAGTGGTTAGATTCGTATTCAATTTACTAATTTACCTCTTTACATTTAATCATAAAATCTGCTGTGTAGCAAAGACCTTTTGTAGAAAAGGACCTTGGAAAGAAAAAGTACCCGAAATAATTTTCCCATCCTTtccaaatgataaaaaaaaataaataaatacaacgGCTCTTTCGATCTGCAAATAAGAAAAAGTTACAAAATTTTTAAATGTTAAAGTACGATGGTACTCGACTTCGTAAAAACGATGAGATATCATCATTCTGCCCGCTATTAAATTGCATCACtacaagatatatatatatatatatatatatatatatatatatatatatatatatatatatatatatatagtagaaTGATGATATCTCATCGTTTTGATGAAGTCGAGGCTAGAGTTAGACTCTttctttttaaaatgaatttgccCAGCACACAATGCTCATGGAACACGACAATCATATACAATGATTGTATATTGCGATAGCAGCACTGCAAATCGCATGACCTCTGAACCGAGAAGCTTCTTGAACTCTCAAATACAAGTATGGATTgcaatacttgctttgcttggaaggaattgagtgATTGAAATGAGGATGTGAGGAACcttatttatactaaatgaaaGGGTATAAGAatctcttggttcaattagatctcatccatccatttGAATTGAATGATGTAGTTCACATCCTTTCCTACGAGACACATTACCTCTTCATTAGATGTCACCCTTTAGAAATCAATGAATGAGATTTAGTCATCCAAAGGACACTTAAACCTTTTAAGTTGAATGAACAAGATTTGTCAATCTTGATCCAACAATCAagatttaatttctcattcacattAAATTTTCATCAATCTCtcatataaataaaaattaatgcatGCATGTTATCGTGTAAGGAGAGTTCAATCGAAAAATTATTACATCAGGAGATGTAGCTTGTGACATTGAACCTTCCAAGTAGAATACTATTGAATTTACTAAGCTACTTAGTGAATATGATGTCTTGAACTACTCAGCCATTTGTGTAAACTTAGACAATGGTACATACACAATAACTTTTCTCACTTCTTTATAGTTCTCACTATTTTGTCCGTTTTGGTCATGGACAACATCTTAGATTCATAGGTATTTCATTGATGTGGCTCGTCTTCATACTTATATAGGTGACCTCCCACTACAAAAAATACTATTATTACTGactgaatattccgtcggtatttgGCATTACCGATGGAATACCGACTGAATTCATGGTATCGGAAGTATTTCGGTCAGCATTCACTTTACCGACGGAAAGGTatatccgtcggtaattaccgacggaattatatttTCCGTCAGTATATTACCGACTGCAATTTTTACCCGTCGGTAAAAAAACAAACGGTGGTAAACGGAGATTCCCGATGGAATCCCTGATCCCATCGGTATATTCCGACGGAATAAGCGATTCCGTCGGGAATAGGCCGACGGAATCACTGATTCTGTCGGGCCTCACCGACGGAATCacctattccgtcggtaattaccgacggaataagtgATTCCGTCGGCGATATATCGTAAAAAAGTAACTGTTCTTTCGatattttaccgacggaaactataattccgtcggtaaaaaactgaaaaaaatttaaaatccagcCCCTGTTTTACTCGTTTCCCATAtacaattttaatataaatacaaacCATCACAAGCGATGACATCACAAACACAATCCACACAATATATTAACAACATACAACAACAAaatcacaatataaatcaatccacaatctccaaaatacaacatacaacaaatacataaacataactgaaggaCAAATAGAAAAT includes these proteins:
- the LOC122013773 gene encoding putative F-box protein At4g22660 isoform X1 — its product is MVGRGWSDLPLDLFSLVFSKLSLPQFLRSMAVCVSWSAAVCDLSTRGRCFKFRGQSPWLVLYHNPKVDPSAITFYALDERREYTIPVPDPPISDRIFLGSAHGWIITIDVRLRLQLLNPITGAQIDLPRLSRVFPSEHTHPIRDTAGCLIGFEMPIPVYDGQVRCGNNYIDCLEQVHLKAILSADPSLGDGYTVALIQYPPGRIYFTRSGDEIWFDLNNPILIENMVFHQGKLYMSALSFPAVYVCDLAQIQHGEMPRFRVVDQGASSNVLLRYLFETPQGDLLSIWREKDTKTAKTISFKVRRVVIDDEQKPSKRLEQTMDMVELVNYLKGDMMDKQILQREETKDDLGDLIVFLGGRKPLCLSACDFPHLTPNSIYFTDDNIFRDPEFEAYYRRMFEERNLQRFNVYFYHCCIPALFLERKWFRKILNCPNSFSIDKTWVRLYWQPPSNFIN
- the LOC122013773 gene encoding probable F-box protein At4g22060 isoform X2, encoding MVGRGWSDLPLDLFSLVFSKLSLPQFLRSMAVCVSWSAAVCDLSTRGRCFKFRGQSPWLVLYHNPKVDPSAITFYALDERREYTIPVPDPPISDRIFLGSAHGWIITIDVRLRLQLLNPITGAQIDLPRLSRVFPSEHTHPIRDTAGCLIGFEMPIPVYDGQVRCGNNYIDCLEQVHLKAILSADPSLGDGYTVALIQYPPGRIYFTRSGDEIWFDLNNPILIENMVFHQGKLYMSALSFPAVYVCDLAQIQHGEMPRFRVVDQGW